The following proteins are encoded in a genomic region of Micromonospora olivasterospora:
- a CDS encoding DUF3105 domain-containing protein — translation MSISTPGGPERRPTVVTTGKKPAAGRPASDAKAGAGKPQGGAGRSGGGKGPRKPIAPVKVSQGRSWGPIALFTAVGVLAVAIIGYGAWAAYNGSKPWEDRAADIAGIVNYREKDKELTSGGNHQQGPIKYDILPPVAGPHNAAWQNCMGDVYDAQIANEHAVHSLEHGAVWITYRPDLPADQVATLKSKVQGQEKMLLSPFEGLDKPISLQAWGYQLKVDNADDSRIDEFIKVLRVNASVEGPTANCADGITATGTTPRDGNQMPTQ, via the coding sequence ATGAGCATCAGCACCCCGGGCGGCCCGGAGCGCCGTCCGACCGTGGTCACCACCGGCAAGAAGCCGGCGGCGGGCCGGCCGGCGTCCGACGCCAAGGCCGGGGCGGGCAAGCCGCAGGGCGGCGCGGGCCGTTCCGGCGGCGGCAAGGGCCCCCGCAAGCCGATCGCCCCGGTCAAGGTCAGCCAGGGCCGTTCCTGGGGTCCGATCGCCCTGTTCACCGCGGTCGGGGTGCTCGCCGTGGCGATCATCGGCTACGGCGCCTGGGCCGCGTACAACGGCTCGAAGCCGTGGGAGGACCGGGCCGCCGACATCGCGGGCATCGTCAACTACCGCGAGAAGGACAAGGAGCTCACCTCGGGCGGCAACCACCAGCAGGGCCCGATCAAGTACGACATCCTCCCGCCGGTGGCCGGCCCGCACAACGCGGCCTGGCAGAACTGCATGGGCGACGTCTACGACGCCCAGATCGCCAACGAGCACGCGGTGCACAGCCTGGAGCACGGCGCGGTGTGGATCACCTACCGCCCCGACCTGCCGGCCGACCAGGTGGCCACGCTCAAGAGCAAGGTCCAGGGCCAGGAGAAGATGCTGCTCAGCCCGTTCGAGGGGCTGGACAAGCCGATCTCCCTCCAGGCCTGGGGCTACCAGCTCAAGGTCGACAACGCCGACGACAGCCGGATCGACGAGTTCATCAAGGTGCTGCGGGTCAACGCCTCGGTCGAGGGCCCGACGGCCAACTGCGCCGACGGCATCACCGCCACCGGCACCACGCCGCGTGACGGCAACCAGATGCCCACCCAGTAA
- a CDS encoding DUF305 domain-containing protein: protein MTAPATTDPDLDEAPVTDDGDRRPARRFGTLVVAAAVVVGLLLGYAGGLLTPRLTRPGDASPEAGFARDMTTHHAQAVAMGLIAYQHGTDPEVVTIGGDIATGQQGEIGTMQTWLRSWGLDPTGSQPRMAWMPDGPAMVRDGLMPGMATPEEMAKLRAAKGRELDILFLDMMIRHHIGGIHMIDGILKASDEPDVVRTARAMKNTQQTDLTNLKNARDRLKG from the coding sequence ATGACCGCACCCGCGACGACGGACCCCGACCTGGACGAGGCCCCGGTCACCGACGACGGTGACCGGCGACCCGCCCGCCGCTTCGGCACGCTGGTCGTGGCCGCCGCCGTCGTGGTCGGCCTGCTCCTCGGGTACGCGGGCGGTCTGCTGACGCCACGGCTCACCCGCCCGGGCGACGCCTCGCCGGAGGCGGGCTTCGCCCGGGACATGACCACTCACCACGCCCAGGCGGTGGCGATGGGGCTGATCGCGTACCAGCACGGCACCGATCCCGAGGTGGTGACCATCGGGGGCGACATCGCCACCGGCCAGCAGGGCGAGATCGGCACCATGCAGACCTGGCTGCGCTCGTGGGGCCTCGACCCCACCGGGTCCCAGCCCCGGATGGCGTGGATGCCCGACGGCCCGGCCATGGTGCGCGACGGCCTGATGCCGGGGATGGCCACCCCGGAGGAGATGGCCAAGCTGCGGGCGGCGAAGGGCCGCGAGCTGGACATCCTGTTCCTGGACATGATGATCCGGCACCACATCGGCGGCATCCACATGATCGACGGCATCCTCAAGGCCAGCGACGAGCCCGACGTGGTGCGCACCGCCCGCGCCATGAAGAACACCCAGCAGACCGACCTCACCAACCTCAAGAACGCGCGGGACCGCCTCAAGGGCTGA
- a CDS encoding winged helix-turn-helix domain-containing protein — protein MGVALRDARRSVTSWCRRHTIGGDGAVAAVRRGQRQGEPGTLSREQELELIDVLRGVHPDEFGLDEELWTRQSLTTLVQRRFDPAMDVGAIGAYLRAWGLGPREPRERACGLCVGAVEHWVRSEYPAITRAAQEHLAEVYWLGRVRLRGTMPAADVVSAVSSRGRVRFMVTTPSVDPPLPRDFVLRLSGAEERPVHLIVDGSWPRNEWPRRLPRRILLHPLPSCGRTIAA, from the coding sequence GTGGGGGTTGCACTCAGAGACGCACGGCGCTCGGTCACCAGCTGGTGCCGGCGCCACACGATCGGCGGTGACGGGGCGGTGGCTGCCGTCCGTCGCGGACAGCGGCAGGGCGAGCCGGGAACGCTCAGCCGCGAGCAGGAGCTGGAACTGATCGACGTCCTGCGGGGCGTCCACCCCGACGAGTTCGGCCTGGACGAGGAACTGTGGACGCGGCAGAGCCTCACCACGCTCGTCCAGCGCCGGTTCGACCCGGCGATGGACGTCGGCGCGATCGGGGCGTACCTGCGGGCCTGGGGGTTGGGCCCGCGCGAGCCGCGCGAGCGCGCCTGCGGGCTCTGCGTCGGCGCGGTCGAGCACTGGGTACGCAGCGAGTACCCGGCGATCACCCGGGCCGCCCAGGAACACCTCGCCGAGGTCTACTGGCTGGGCCGGGTACGGCTGCGCGGGACGATGCCCGCGGCGGACGTGGTCTCCGCCGTCTCGTCGCGGGGACGGGTCCGGTTCATGGTGACCACGCCGTCGGTGGACCCGCCGCTGCCCCGGGACTTCGTGCTGCGGCTCAGCGGGGCCGAGGAGCGGCCGGTGCACCTCATCGTGGACGGCTCCTGGCCGCGCAACGAGTGGCCCCGCCGCCTGCCCCGCCGCATCCTCCTGCACCCGCTCCCCAGCTGCGGCCGGACGATCGCCGCCTGA
- a CDS encoding SulP family inorganic anion transporter, translating into MSVLRSFRHDFPASIVVFLIAIPLSLGIAAASGAPLLAGLVAAVVGGIVAGALSGAPLQVSGPAAGLTVIVAGTIVEFGFAGTAAIVAVAGLVQILLGITRLGRAALALSPAVVHGMLAGIGLVIALSQIHVVLGGAPQSSVWANLRDLPGQVVGHHSVSVVLGALTIALLLIWPRLVKTTLLPAALIAVVAATVVAAVLNADVDRVDLPAEPLSELAFARWPDAPLREITVAVITIALVASVESLLSAVAVDRMHDGPRANLNRELIAQGTANAVSGTLGGLPVTGVIVRSSTNVAAGARTRASAILHGVWIAGFVLVGAAWLEMIPMAALAAVLVVVGLRLVSLAQIRTYARHRELPIYLITAVGVAATDLLTGVGLGMATAGLFMLWRLARCEIRTTQPASGTWLVSITGTLAFIASERLTRRLAALPAAQYVELELHLDYLDHGAYETIRGWQESYTRAGGQVHISEIHDSWFHRAASDGLGTGKRTPRCTTRGGSSPDLAWDGS; encoded by the coding sequence ATGTCGGTTTTGAGGTCGTTTCGGCACGATTTTCCCGCGTCGATCGTGGTCTTTCTGATTGCGATCCCGTTATCCCTAGGTATCGCTGCGGCGTCCGGGGCGCCGCTGCTGGCCGGGCTGGTCGCCGCCGTCGTGGGCGGAATTGTCGCTGGCGCACTCAGCGGCGCCCCGCTGCAGGTCAGCGGGCCGGCGGCCGGCCTCACCGTGATCGTCGCGGGTACCATCGTCGAGTTCGGCTTCGCCGGTACCGCCGCGATCGTGGCCGTCGCCGGCCTGGTGCAGATCCTGCTGGGCATCACCCGCCTCGGCCGGGCAGCGCTCGCTCTGTCGCCAGCAGTCGTGCACGGCATGCTCGCCGGCATCGGTTTGGTCATCGCGCTGAGCCAGATCCACGTGGTACTCGGCGGTGCGCCACAAAGCTCTGTGTGGGCGAATCTGCGTGATTTGCCCGGCCAAGTCGTCGGTCACCACAGCGTGTCCGTGGTACTCGGCGCGCTGACCATCGCGCTGTTGCTGATTTGGCCACGTCTAGTCAAAACCACCTTGCTGCCGGCGGCGCTGATCGCCGTGGTTGCCGCCACTGTGGTCGCGGCGGTCCTGAACGCCGACGTGGATCGGGTGGACCTGCCCGCCGAGCCGCTGAGTGAACTGGCCTTCGCCCGCTGGCCGGACGCGCCGCTGCGGGAAATCACCGTGGCTGTCATCACCATCGCCCTGGTAGCGAGCGTGGAATCCCTGCTTTCAGCGGTAGCCGTTGATCGGATGCACGACGGCCCCCGCGCCAACCTCAACCGTGAACTCATCGCTCAGGGCACCGCGAACGCCGTCTCCGGCACGCTCGGCGGCCTCCCAGTCACCGGCGTTATCGTGCGAAGCTCAACCAATGTCGCGGCCGGCGCCCGCACCCGCGCCTCGGCCATCCTGCACGGCGTCTGGATCGCCGGGTTCGTGTTGGTCGGCGCCGCATGGTTGGAAATGATCCCGATGGCCGCGCTCGCCGCCGTCCTCGTGGTGGTCGGCTTACGGCTGGTGAGCCTCGCTCAGATCCGCACGTATGCCCGGCACCGGGAACTTCCCATCTATCTGATCACCGCGGTCGGCGTTGCCGCGACGGACCTGCTCACCGGGGTCGGGCTGGGCATGGCGACGGCGGGGCTCTTCATGCTGTGGCGGTTGGCCCGGTGCGAAATCCGGACCACCCAACCGGCATCCGGCACCTGGCTCGTGTCGATCACCGGAACCCTCGCGTTCATCGCCTCCGAGCGGCTCACCCGCCGACTTGCCGCGCTACCCGCCGCTCAGTACGTCGAACTCGAACTGCATCTTGACTATCTCGATCACGGTGCGTACGAAACCATCCGCGGCTGGCAGGAGTCCTACACGCGAGCCGGCGGTCAGGTCCACATCAGCGAAATACACGACTCCTGGTTCCACCGGGCGGCATCCGACGGGCTCGGCACCGGCAAACGCACCCCCCGCTGCACAACTCGGGGTGGAAGTTCTCCGGATCTCGCCTGGGACGGTTCGTAG
- a CDS encoding isocitrate lyase/phosphoenolpyruvate mutase family protein has product MPLVLNARIDVHLRGAGDPAGRTAEAIRRARRYRAAGADSVYPILLAEPGQVAEFVAGADAPVNLLYRPGGPSLAELTRLGAARISHGEGPYAAIQARTAALLDAIQAGRDPYAP; this is encoded by the coding sequence GTGCCGCTGGTGCTCAACGCCCGGATCGACGTACACCTGCGCGGGGCCGGCGACCCGGCCGGGCGTACCGCCGAGGCGATCCGCCGGGCCCGGCGCTACCGGGCAGCCGGGGCGGACTCCGTCTACCCGATCCTCCTAGCAGAGCCGGGGCAGGTCGCGGAGTTCGTGGCCGGGGCGGACGCCCCGGTGAACCTGCTCTACCGGCCGGGTGGTCCGAGCCTCGCCGAGCTGACCCGGCTCGGGGCGGCGCGGATCAGCCACGGCGAGGGCCCGTACGCGGCGATCCAGGCCCGGACGGCGGCGCTGCTCGACGCGATCCAGGCGGGCAGGGACCCGTACGCGCCGTGA
- a CDS encoding TetR/AcrR family transcriptional regulator produces MARAVPATHAEILSAAARRFAVTGYKGTSLQDIAGEVGVSKATVLYHFANKEALLGELMAPAIAVLQELDARLAGLTGAAAQQVAAEGFVDLAVRFRGEIALLRGEFAHLLEQPAFAHVQQISERLIAAFAGHSPRPAVRVAALVVLAGIAKTCGEFGDLADDELRAALLGLVRRALEPPD; encoded by the coding sequence ATGGCACGAGCGGTACCGGCGACGCACGCCGAGATCCTCAGCGCGGCGGCGCGGCGGTTCGCCGTCACCGGGTACAAGGGCACCTCGCTACAGGACATCGCCGGCGAGGTCGGGGTCTCCAAGGCGACGGTGCTCTACCACTTCGCCAACAAGGAGGCCCTGCTCGGCGAGCTGATGGCCCCGGCGATCGCGGTGCTGCAGGAGCTGGACGCCCGGCTCGCCGGGCTGACCGGCGCGGCCGCCCAACAGGTCGCCGCCGAGGGCTTCGTCGACCTCGCGGTGCGCTTCCGCGGGGAGATCGCGCTGCTCCGCGGCGAGTTCGCCCACCTGCTCGAGCAGCCGGCGTTCGCGCACGTGCAGCAGATCTCCGAACGCCTCATCGCGGCGTTCGCCGGCCACTCGCCGCGCCCGGCGGTCCGCGTCGCGGCGCTGGTCGTCCTCGCCGGGATCGCGAAGACCTGCGGCGAGTTCGGCGACCTCGCGGACGACGAGCTGCGCGCGGCGCTGCTCGGCCTCGTCCGGCGCGCGCTGGAGCCCCCCGACTGA